The Phycisphaerae bacterium DNA segment GGGTTGTAGCGGTTGATCAAACCGGTGGCGCCCGTGCCGGAATCATGCGCCAGCAGGAGCGCCCCGGCGCCCCGCTCGAAGCCGAGGGCGTCGATGCCGCGGGTGTTGGCAACGTTCGCGATCAGCGTTCCGGGCAGCGGCGTGAACAGCGGCGCCCCGCCGAGCACGTTCTCGATCTTGACGACACCGACGGTAGCGGGGCTGGTGGTCGAGTTCTTGAGGCCGCCGACGTACGCATTGGTGCCGTCGAAGGCGATGGACAGCGGGTTGTCGCCGTAGCCGCTGGTGCTGTTGAAGTAGCTGCCGAGGTCGATGCTCGCGGTGTGGATCAGCGGAAGCTGGGCCGCGCTGGCCGCCAGCCCAAAGCTCAACACGATGGGAATCAGGATGCGCCAGTTGCCTCTCATGGTGCCACCTCCTTCAGAAATGTTCTGCACGCCGATGTGGATCGCATGACCCCCACTGCCGAGACTCCCGGCCTCGGCGGCGCCGGGTCACGCACACGGCCAATTGACCGGGCGGCCGGGGATTCCCTCGGTCTTCACGGCCAATAGGCCAACTGCATATTATATAACTATCCGTCGTTCCGCAAGGACTTCCGTAAGCCGTTCCCGCATCGCCGGCCCAGAGCGCCGCCTGAGCATAATGTCCCAACCGGACAGAAATAATAACGATGCGCCGCCACTCGCCCGTCTCCTCATTCGATCGGAACGACGGGAAATCCTCGGGCACGGAAGCCACCCGCTCCTCACCAAGGGCAAGGGCCAGGCAGGCGCTTGATGAAAGCGGACAGGTTCGCCTGGTCCGGCGGCCCCGTCTCGCGCCAGAAAGATGGCTGACCGAGCTCGGCGAACAGCTCGCGTCCCATCGTCTTGGCCGGATACACGCGCCCTTCCGCGTGCCCGTCCAGAAACGCCAGGCTCGCGCGCCCTGTGTACGTACCGTTCGCGCCGACCTTGAGCGCGTGGCGCGATGCGATCCGATCGATGCAGTTGAAGCTGCCGTCGGGGTAGCTGCTGTTCGTGTGGTAGGACGGGTGATCCTCGAACATGGTGATGAACCGCGACGGCGAGAACCGGACCCGCTGCCCGGCTGTGAAAGAGACCGTCTGCTGGTGGCCGGGCAGTGAATTGTTCGGCGAATCCGCGACGTACGTGAAGCTCTCCAGTTGCTCGGGCGCCCGGTAACCAATGTAGGCGTTCATCGAGTAGCTCAGTCGGCCGTTGCCGCCGCCGCCGAGCGGCGAGTCATCGGCGGCGCCCGGTCGGTCGGCCGGACATACGTAGACCGACTCATGCCGCAGGTACCGAAAGAGCGTGCCCTTGGTCGGGACATCCGCGACGAACTCCGGGTCGAGGTGGTACGGCTGCTGATACGCGGGCTTGTATGTCAGACCCTCAAGCTTGTCGCGGGCTCCGTCCCAGGTCACCCCCGCCGGCCGCGGCCACTCCCCGTCGAAGAGGATCTGCATCCAGAACAGGGCGTGCGTGGCTGGGAGAACCTGTTCGTCGCCGATGTAGAGGAACATGCCGTTCATGAGTTGCTTGAGATTCGACTGGCAACTCACGCTGCGGGCCAGGTCGCGCGCCTTGGACAGCGCTGGCAGCAGAATGGCGATCAAAAGCGCGATGATCGCCACCACCACGAGCAATTCGATCAGCGTAAACGCCGGCCGCCGGCCTGAATGAATCGGGTTGGCCCGGGGGTTCCAGCGTGCAGCGCTGCTGAGCTGAGCCAGCATTTCCCGTGCGACCTCCGCGCGGCCACAACGCCGCGCAAGATGTCTGGTTATGGTACCGGGTCCCGGCATCCACGGGCAAGGTCAATGCCCCGTGGGTCGAGCGCTGGTGGTCAACGCACATTCCGACGCAGCGACGCAGCCGCACCGCGTTGCTCGTCGGCCGCGTCCGGATGAAGTAAGATCGTGGCCTCGTGAGCCCCCGACAGTTGCACGGCATGCACACCT contains these protein-coding regions:
- a CDS encoding prepilin-type N-terminal cleavage/methylation domain-containing protein; protein product: MLAQLSSAARWNPRANPIHSGRRPAFTLIELLVVVAIIALLIAILLPALSKARDLARSVSCQSNLKQLMNGMFLYIGDEQVLPATHALFWMQILFDGEWPRPAGVTWDGARDKLEGLTYKPAYQQPYHLDPEFVADVPTKGTLFRYLRHESVYVCPADRPGAADDSPLGGGGNGRLSYSMNAYIGYRAPEQLESFTYVADSPNNSLPGHQQTVSFTAGQRVRFSPSRFITMFEDHPSYHTNSSYPDGSFNCIDRIASRHALKVGANGTYTGRASLAFLDGHAEGRVYPAKTMGRELFAELGQPSFWRETGPPDQANLSAFIKRLPGPCPW